One Halichondria panicea chromosome 3, odHalPani1.1, whole genome shotgun sequence genomic region harbors:
- the LOC135333747 gene encoding uncharacterized protein LOC135333747, whose amino-acid sequence MTSDHISPIKCALKFKPPMLAITYKDLNTGKTRRRTIPLRGFVRVNNVEAYGDKLLRNAKHCDYVSKLPRKQLNSLLQRVMDSNKENTRSPDHTPTPSPIHSSLAGLPSLTGFPLLTTHTSQPTLNQEFEEALDELLGPEDDEDVLDVTIPDISGLPRPSSLTNNSSSLQPSSISSPLGKLPPLSRLPPLNPLKEKDNNVSTVKQHLKTDSAPEENEIPDYSADFNSESEKSTMASQNKPPPAKDDKSLSFAIEELDDDDSLALSIEGENLAGDHLLGSFSGEDFRLMNIVTPPPQMNGVQSSPDEDLNKANDAYLAQRKEEMESVFQAHQSKPGDQDYVYDKELDFDAPKIESGWDSDDSISDF is encoded by the exons ATGACAAGTGATCACATTTCTCCAATCAAGTGTGCTCTGAAATTCAAGCCTCCCATGCTTGCTATTACCTACAAAGACCTAAATACAG GGAAGACAAGAAGACGGACAATTCCACTGCGAGGATTTGTGAGAGTGAATAA TGTTGAAGCTTATGGTGACAAACTTCTACGAAATGCTAAACATTGCGACTACGTTAGCAAGCTTCCCAGAAAGCAG CTTAATTCCCTACTACAAAGAGTCATGGACAGTAACAAGGAGAATACCAGGTCACCAGatcacacccccacaccctcacccatTCACTCCTCACTCGCCGGCCTCCCCTCACTTACTGGCTTTCCTTTACTCACTACGCACACATCACAACCAACACTCAACCAGGAGTTTGAAGAAGCTTTAGATGAGCTCCTAGGGCCTGAAGATGATGAGGATGTACTTGATGTCACAATACCAGATATTTCAGGTCTCCCGAGACCTTCATCCCTCACAAACAACTCCAGTTCACTTCAGCCGTCTAGTATATCCAGTCCACTAGGCAAGCTGCCACCTCTCAGTCGATTGCCCCCATTAAATCCCCTTAAAGAAAAGGATAACAATGTCTCTACAGTCAAGCAGCATCTCAAAACAGATTCTGCACCAGAAGAAAATGAGATTCCTGACTACAGTGCTGACTTCAACAGTGAGAGTGAAAAGAGCACAATGGCATCTCAAAATAAGCCTCCCCCAGCCAAGGATGACAAGAGTTTAAG CTTTGCAATCGAAGAGCTAGACGATGATGACAGTCTCGCCCTGAGCATAGAGGGGGAAAATTTAGCAGGAGACCACCTATTAG GTAGCTTCAGTGGTGAAGACTTCAGACTCATGAACATTGTTACCCCTCCTCCACAAATGAATggagtccagtccagtcctGATGAGGACCTCAATAAAGCCAATGATGCCTACTTAGCTCAGAGAAAAGAAGAGATGGAGTCGGTGTTCCAAGCTCATCAGTCGAAACCAGGCGACCAAGACTATGTCTACGATAAAGAATTGGACTTTGATGCACCTAAAATTGAAAGTGGATGGGACTCTGATGACTCTATCTCTGATTTTTAA
- the LOC135333709 gene encoding atypical protein kinase C-like: protein MSNDDLLSVRLTFKGKEHRFLLNPAQALVGVAAEIRRQTGLKEDSKFNLKWLDVEGDPISVDLNRQNEWDEAIRLHFYNHENELMLHVFEGESPNPGQLCDGEDMRIYHRRGARRWKKVRRINGHSFVAKRFQTAFCEKCEDRIWGLGRQGYRCESCKMTVHKRCCYFLRTEEVCKGHPPIKTREEEAVIKKREQGTDYYSGYLKQHGSNVISESQISMEDFNILKVIGRGSYAKVLMCELKKTKQIYAMKVIKKSLVMDEEDIDWVQTEKHVFEQASNHPFLVGLHSCFQTESRLFFVIECVNGGDLMFHMQRHRRLPEEHARFYSSEIALALNFLHERGIIYRDLKLDNVLLDTDGHVKLTDYGMCKEGLRPGDTTSTFCGTPNYIAPEILRGQDYGFSVDWWALGVLLYEMLAGKSPFDIGGHDMPDQSTEDYLFQVILEKTIRIPRSLSVKAAQVLKGFLNKNPAERLGCHPQTGIQDIMSHAFYKSIDWELMKQRQITPPFKPRIDSDRDPSNFDPQFIGEPLEFTPDDDDVLQAIDQGEFEGFEYVNPLLMSKVDDV, encoded by the exons ATGTCCAACGATGACCTGTTGTCGGTGAGGCTCACATTCAAGGG CAAAGAGCACAGATTCCTGCTCAACCCAGCGCAAGCACTGGTGGGTGTGGCGGCAGAGATACGAAGACAGACTGGATTGAAAGAGGACTCTAAGTTCAACCTTAAGTGGCTCGATGTTGAGG GTGACCCTATTAGTGTCGACCTCAATCGACAGAATGAGTGGGATGAAGCTATAAGACTGCACTTTTACAACCACGAAAATGAGTTAATGCTACACG TTTTTGAGGGTGAATCTCCAAATCCTGGACAACTCTGTGACGGAGAGGACA TGCGTATCTATCATCGTCGCGGTGCACGGCGCTGGAAGAAAGTGCGACGTATCAATGGACATTCGTTTGTTGCCAAGAGATTTCAAACAGCTTTCTGTGAGAAATGTGAGGACAGGATATGGGGCCTTGGCCGTCAAGGTTACCGGTGTGAGTCGTGCAAGATGACAGTGCACAAGAGGTGCTGCTATTTCTTGAGGACTGAAGAAGTATGCAAGGGACACCCG CCCATCAAAACTCGCGAGGAGGAGGCTGTCATCAAGAAGAGGGAACAGGGCACAGACTATTACAGTGGTTACCTCAAACAGCATGGCAGCAACGTCATCTCAGAGTCTCAAATCTCCATGGAGGACTTCAACATCTTGAAGGTGATTGGTCGCGGGAGCTACGCAAAGGTGCTCATGTGTGAGCTGAAGAAGACCAAGCAGATCTATGCCATGAAGGTCATCAAGAAGTCACTGGTCATGGACGAAGAG GACATAGACTGGGTGCAGACTGAGAAGCACGTGTTTGAGCAGGCCTCCAACCATCCCTTCCTGGTCGGACTCCACTCATGCTTCCAGACCGAGAGCAG ACTGTTCTTTGTGATAGAGTGTGTCAATGGAGGGGACCTCATGTTTCACATGCAGAGACACAGGAGACTCCCCGAGGAGCACGCTCGTTTCTACTCGTCAGAGATTGCTCTGGCTCTAAACTTCCTCCATGAACGAG GTATAATCTATCGAGATCTGAAACTGGACAACGTACTGTTGGATACTGATGGTCACGTTAAGCTGACGGATTATGGGATGTGTAAAGAGGGGCTGAGACCCGGGGACACCACCTCCACTTTCTGTGGTACACCCAACTACATTGCACCGGAGATTCTGAGAGGACAGGACTATG GTTTCTCAGTGGACTGGTGGGCTTTAGGAGTGCTTCTCTATGAGATGTTGGCAGGGAAGTCACCGTTTGACATTGGAGGCCATGACATGCCTGATCAGAGCACTGAGGACTACCTGTTCCAGGTAATTCTGGAGAAGACCATTCGCATCCCTCGCTCCCTCTCTGTAAAGGCTGCACAAGTCCTCAAGGGATTCTTgaacaag AATCCTGCTGAGCGACTCGGCTGTCATCCTCAGACTGGCATTCAAGATATCATGTCTCACGCCTTCTACAAGAGCATTGACTGGGAACTG ATGAAGCAGAGACAAATCACCCCACCCTTTAAACCAAGGATTGACTCGGATAGGGACCCTTCGAACTTTGACCCCCAGTTTATTGGAGAGCCTCTTGAGTTCACTCCTGATGACGA tgatgtATTACAGGCCATAGACCAAGGAGAGTTTGAAGGCTTCGAGTATGTTAACCCTCTTCTCATGTCTAAAGTCGATGATGTGTAA
- the LOC135333727 gene encoding AP-2 complex subunit mu-like yields the protein MIGGVFIYNHKGEVLISRVFRDTITRTAVDAFRVSVIHARHTVRSPISNIARTSYFHTRRSNVWIVAATRQNVNAALVFEFLTKMIGVLESYFGSITEENIKNNFVLIYELLDEIVDYGYPQKTDSGVLKTYITQQGIRAQSTEEQKQITNQVTGQISWRREGIKYRKNELYLDVLESVNLLMSQQGEALSSHVSGHVVMKSYLSGMPECKFGMNDKLVVDKQAKPSTPEAASLEQQIAKRSGNSGRSSIAIDDCTFHQCVKLSKFESERSISFIPPDGEYELMKYRTTKDITLPFRVIPLVREPSRTQMEIKIVLKSLFKAQLSAQKIEVRIPVPPNTSGVRINTLRGKAKHKTGENAIVWRLRNMQGMRETQLTANIELLPITETTRQKQSSKPPISMNFEVPFACSGLKVRYLKVFEPKLNYSDHDVIKWVRYISKSGLYETRAQSNY from the exons ATGATAGGTGGAGTGTTTATCTACAACCACAAGGGGGAGGTCCTCATCTCCCGGGTGTTCAGGGACACCATCAC acggaCGGCTGTGGATGCCTTCAGAGTGAGTGTGATCCACGCCCGACATACTGTGAGGTCCCCCATATCCAACATTGCTCGGACCAGCTACTTCCACACACGTCGCTCTAATGTATGGATAGTAGCAGCCACCAGACAGAACGTCAATGCTGCTCTAGTGTTTGAGTTCCTGACCAAGATGATTGGTGTCCTAGAGTCATACTTTGGCTCCATCACTGAGGAAAACATCAAGAATAACTTTGTGCTTATCTATGAGCTTCTTGACG AGATTGTGGACTATGGCTACCCCCAGAAGACAGACTCTGGGGTGCTCAAGACTTACATCACTCAGCAGGGAATCAGAGCTCAA AGCACAGAGGAGCAGAAGCAGATTACAAACCAAGTGACCGGTCAGATCAGCTGGAGGAGGGAGGGCATCAAGTACCGCAAGAATGAACTTTACCTTGACGTCCTGGAGTCAGTCAACCTACTCATGTCTCAGCAAG GTGAGGCCCTCAGTTCCCACGTCTCGGGTCATGTGGTCATGAAGAGCTATCTGAGCGGAATGCCCGAGTGCAAATTTGGCATGAATGATAAGTTGGTGGTGGACAAGCAAGCTAAACCATCCACTCCTGAGGCAGCCTCCCTCGAACAGCAGATAGCAAAGAG gtCAGGGAATAGCGGTCGTAGCAGTATAGCCATCGATGACTGCACCTTCCATCAGTGTGTCAAATTGAGCAAGTTTGAGTCCGAGAGAAGTATCAGCTTCATCCCCCCCGACGGAGAGTATGAGCTCATGAA GTATCGTACAACCAAGGATATCACTCTACCTTTCAGAGTTATCCCACTTGTACGAGAACCCTCTCGTACTCAGATGGAAATCAAG ATTGTGCTCAAGAGTCTGTTTAAAGCTCAGCTCAGTGCTCAGAAAATTGAGGTCCGAATACCCGTCCCCCCAAACACAAGTGGCGTGAGAATCAACACACTCCGTGGGAAGGCTAAGCATAAGACGGGGGAGAATGCTATCGTGTGGAG GTTAAGGAACATGCAGGGGATGAGAGAGACTCAACTGACGGCCAACATTGAGCTCCTCCCCATCACTGAGACAACCAGACAGAAGCAATCATCCAAACCGCCCATCTCCATGAACTTTGAG GTGCCATTTGCGTGCTCGGGACTAAAGGTGCGATATCTGAAAGTGTTTGAGCCCAAGCTTAACTACAGCGACCACGACGTGATCAAGTGGGTCCGATACATTAGCAAGAGTGGTCTCTACGAGACGAGAGCACAGTCCAACTACTAG
- the LOC135333765 gene encoding F-actin-capping protein subunit beta-like — protein sequence MASEDQQLDCALDLMRRLPPQDIEKNLSDLIDLAPALCEDLLSSVDQPLKIARDKTTGKDYLLCDYNRDGDSYRSPWSNKYDPPLSDGAVPSDRLRRLEVEANQAFDTYRELYFESGVCSVYLWDLDHGFAGVVLIKKAGDTERTKGCWDSIHVVEVQEKAQGRNAHYKLTSTVMLWLQTIKAASGTMNLGGSLTRQAEIDHAVNDSNPHIANIGRMIEDMENKIRQTLNEIYFGKTSDIVNDLRSINDLKHKDQQRLLATELQQRMNRGGN from the exons ATG GCGAGCGAAGACCAGCAGTTAGACTGTGCCCTAGACCTCATGAGGAGACTGCCTCCACAGGATATCGAGAAAAATCTCTCAGATCTAATCGACCTG GCTCCTGCTTTGTGTGAGGATCTCCTGTCGTCAGTAGACCAGCCCCTCAAAATTGCTCGGGACAAAACCACCGGCAAAGACTACCTCCTCTGTGACTACAATAGGGACGGGGACTCATACAG GTCACCATGGAGTAACAAGTATGACCCCCCTCTGAGCGATGGAGCAGTGCCCAGTGACCGACTGAGACGACTCGAGGTGGAAGCCAACCAAGCTTTTGACACTTACAGAGAATT GTACTTTGAGAGTGGAGTTTGTTCGGTGTACCTATGGGACCTGGACCACGGGTTTGCAGGGGTAGTCCTCATCAAAAAGGCTGGGGACACTGAGCGGACCAAGGGATGCTGGGACTCGATCCATGTCGTGGAGGTTCAA GAGAAAGCTCAAGGACGCAATGCCCACTATAAGCTGACATCGACTGTGATGCTGTGGCTACAGACCATCAAGGCAGCCTCAGGCACCATGAACTTGGGGGGCAGTCTAACACGTCAGGCTGAAATAGACCACGCCGTCAATGATTCTAATCCACACATTGCCAACATTGGCAGAATGATTGAG gatatGGAGAACAAGATTCGACAAACACTGAACGAGATCTACTTTGGCAAGACCAGCGATATTGTTAACGATCTCAG GTCAATTAACGACTTGAAGCACAAAGACCAACAGCGTTTACTTGCCACAGAGCTCCAGCAGCGAATGAATCGTGGTGGAAACTAA